The proteins below come from a single Longimicrobium sp. genomic window:
- a CDS encoding THUMP domain-containing protein: MTAPFPIFAATAPGLEPLAAAELRALGIQAAPEQGGVAWEGSAEELYTANLWLRTASRVTVGAAEFRARTFFELERHARKIPWERWVAKGRAVRLRVTSRKSKLYHEGAIAERVLDAIERRVGGLGGAEVARDDEGDEDAGDAQLFVVRFVRDGCIVRADASGALLHLRGYRRAVARAPLRETLAAAALLGSRWPGDAPLLDPMCGSGTIAIEGALMARNIAPGLAGADREPRRFAFREWPDADEVAWRRVVERAQSAIRPSAPAPIQGSDRDAGAIEAATANAERAGVLADVELAVAPVSAIDPPAGPGWIVTNPPYGVRVGETEALRNLYAALGHAARQRAPGWTMALLSAEPRLDAQVGVPFENALQTRNGGIPVHLAVGRVGEG, encoded by the coding sequence TTGACTGCCCCGTTTCCAATCTTCGCCGCAACCGCGCCCGGGCTTGAGCCGCTGGCGGCGGCGGAGCTGCGCGCGCTGGGCATACAGGCGGCGCCCGAGCAGGGGGGCGTCGCGTGGGAGGGGAGCGCGGAGGAGCTGTACACGGCCAACCTCTGGCTGCGCACCGCCAGCCGTGTCACCGTCGGAGCGGCGGAGTTCCGGGCGCGCACCTTTTTCGAGCTGGAACGGCACGCGCGCAAGATCCCGTGGGAGCGGTGGGTGGCGAAGGGGCGCGCGGTGCGGCTGCGCGTCACGTCGCGCAAATCCAAGCTCTATCACGAGGGCGCCATCGCGGAGCGGGTGCTGGACGCCATCGAGCGGCGCGTCGGTGGACTGGGTGGCGCGGAGGTGGCACGCGACGACGAGGGCGACGAGGATGCGGGTGACGCGCAGCTCTTCGTAGTGCGCTTCGTGCGCGACGGGTGCATCGTGCGGGCGGATGCGTCCGGCGCGCTGCTGCACCTGCGCGGCTACCGGCGGGCCGTCGCCCGGGCGCCGCTCCGAGAGACGCTCGCCGCCGCCGCGCTCCTTGGAAGCCGCTGGCCCGGCGATGCCCCGCTCCTCGACCCCATGTGCGGCTCGGGCACCATCGCCATCGAAGGCGCGCTGATGGCCCGCAACATCGCGCCGGGGCTGGCGGGCGCGGACCGGGAGCCGCGCCGCTTCGCCTTCCGAGAGTGGCCGGACGCGGACGAGGTGGCGTGGCGGCGCGTGGTGGAGCGCGCCCAATCCGCCATCCGCCCATCCGCCCCCGCTCCCATCCAGGGCTCCGACCGCGACGCCGGCGCCATCGAAGCCGCCACCGCCAACGCCGAGCGCGCCGGCGTCCTCGCCGACGTGGAGCTCGCGGTCGCCCCGGTCTCTGCCATCGACCCTCCCGCGGGCCCTGGCTGGATCGTCACTAACCCGCCCTACGGCGTTCGCGTCGGCGAGACGGAGGCGCTGCGCAACCTGTACGCGGCACTGGGCCACGCCGCCCGCCAGCGCGCCCCCGGCTGGACGATGGCCCTCCTCTCCGCCGAACCCCGCCTCGACGCGCAGGTCGGCGTCCCCTTTGAGAACGCCCTGCAGACGCGCAACGGCGGCATCCCCGTGCACCTGGCGGTGGGCAGGGTGGGCGAGGGGTGA
- a CDS encoding LysM peptidoglycan-binding domain-containing protein, which yields MRSSLVAAIAGLAAAAPLAAQQQQPAQQDRVHVVRQGDTLWELARTYMSDPFMWPEIFRLNTDVVQDPARIYPSERLVLPGGAREGAAPSGPRDGRTVFYRDEDAEDRAIVGASTAPYPVVTPGDFYRASFVAPDAEVRPVGRLAEVLSPTEVALDRLPGIQPYDRVYVAMAAGSGTQVGDRFHFVRPARDLRPAGRVWESTGIATVAAVEDGVATAVVIRMFGEVRPGDLALPAARFSVPAGVRPVASTGLQGRLLGLETEHPIVSTQEYAFLDVGRQAGVREGDEFEVYLPREARSWGSRPEIRVGRMQVVKVMDRTATVRITSIEQPAMRPGLPVRRVARMP from the coding sequence GTGAGATCGTCACTCGTCGCCGCCATCGCCGGCCTGGCCGCAGCAGCGCCCCTGGCCGCACAGCAGCAGCAGCCCGCGCAGCAGGACCGGGTGCACGTCGTTCGCCAGGGAGACACCCTGTGGGAGCTGGCGCGCACCTACATGAGCGACCCGTTCATGTGGCCGGAGATCTTCCGGCTCAACACGGACGTGGTGCAGGACCCCGCGAGGATCTATCCTTCCGAGCGGCTCGTCCTTCCCGGCGGCGCGCGCGAGGGGGCGGCCCCCAGTGGACCCCGCGACGGGCGCACGGTGTTCTACCGGGACGAGGATGCGGAGGACCGCGCCATCGTGGGCGCCTCCACCGCGCCGTACCCCGTGGTGACGCCGGGCGACTTCTACCGCGCGTCGTTCGTGGCGCCGGACGCCGAGGTGCGGCCCGTGGGCCGGCTGGCGGAGGTGCTCTCGCCCACCGAGGTGGCGCTGGACCGGCTTCCGGGAATCCAACCGTACGACCGGGTGTACGTAGCGATGGCGGCGGGGAGCGGCACGCAGGTGGGCGACCGCTTCCACTTCGTCCGCCCCGCGCGCGACCTGCGCCCCGCCGGCCGCGTGTGGGAGTCCACGGGCATCGCCACGGTGGCCGCCGTGGAGGACGGTGTGGCGACGGCGGTGGTGATCCGCATGTTCGGCGAGGTTCGCCCGGGCGATTTGGCGCTTCCCGCTGCGCGCTTCTCGGTCCCGGCGGGTGTGCGGCCGGTGGCGTCGACGGGGCTGCAGGGGCGGCTCCTGGGGCTGGAGACGGAGCACCCCATCGTGTCCACGCAGGAGTACGCCTTCCTGGACGTGGGCCGTCAGGCCGGGGTGCGCGAGGGCGACGAGTTCGAGGTCTACCTTCCGCGCGAGGCGCGCAGTTGGGGAAGCCGCCCCGAGATCCGCGTGGGGCGCATGCAGGTGGTGAAGGTGATGGATCGCACCGCGACGGTGAGGATCACCTCGATCGAGCAGCCGGCGATGCGGCCGGGGCTCCCGGTGCGCAGGGTGGCACGGATGCCGTGA
- the ccsA gene encoding cytochrome c biogenesis protein CcsA, translating to MTDVLHLAAVALYALAAALLGISFARTDRRLPAVATTTLGLAVAAHGAALASYIRQFGEPPLVGLAPSLSVLGFLIALGSLGVATLGRTGPLGLVLVPVAAAVAAAAQAAGVRPDGEAMLFRGPWFVLHVVLAMLGYAALAVSFAAGLMYLLQFRELKGRRFGAIFRFFPPLETLDRIGRLALMAGLPLLSAALLVGWAWTERFQHPMAIGNPKIVLGVISWLVFVVALAVRAGGSRQARRGALVSVVGFAVVVISYVVLRVGASTHTGGFL from the coding sequence ATGACCGACGTCCTGCACCTGGCAGCCGTGGCGCTGTACGCGCTCGCCGCGGCGCTGCTGGGGATCTCCTTCGCGCGTACCGACCGGCGCCTCCCCGCCGTCGCCACCACCACCCTCGGGCTGGCGGTGGCGGCGCACGGGGCGGCGCTGGCCTCGTACATCCGCCAGTTCGGCGAGCCGCCGCTGGTGGGCCTCGCGCCGTCGCTCTCGGTGCTCGGCTTCCTGATCGCGCTGGGCTCGCTGGGCGTGGCGACGCTGGGGCGCACTGGGCCGCTGGGGCTGGTGCTGGTGCCCGTGGCCGCCGCCGTCGCCGCGGCCGCGCAGGCCGCCGGCGTGCGCCCGGATGGCGAGGCGATGCTCTTCCGCGGCCCCTGGTTCGTGCTGCACGTGGTGCTGGCGATGCTGGGCTACGCCGCGCTCGCCGTCTCGTTCGCCGCCGGGCTGATGTACCTCCTGCAGTTCCGGGAGTTGAAGGGGCGTCGCTTCGGGGCCATCTTCCGCTTCTTTCCGCCGCTGGAGACGCTGGACCGCATCGGGCGCCTGGCGCTGATGGCCGGCCTCCCGCTCCTTTCCGCCGCGCTGCTGGTGGGATGGGCCTGGACGGAGCGCTTTCAGCACCCGATGGCCATCGGAAACCCCAAGATCGTCTTGGGGGTAATCAGCTGGCTGGTGTTCGTGGTGGCGCTCGCGGTGCGCGCCGGCGGGAGCCGCCAGGCGCGGCGCGGGGCGCTGGTGTCGGTGGTCGGATTCGCGGTGGTGGTGATCTCGTACGTGGTGCTGCGGGTGGGGGCTTCCACGCACACGGGCGGGTTCCTGTGA